A genomic window from Montipora capricornis isolate CH-2021 chromosome 8, ASM3666992v2, whole genome shotgun sequence includes:
- the LOC138014218 gene encoding LOW QUALITY PROTEIN: uncharacterized protein (The sequence of the model RefSeq protein was modified relative to this genomic sequence to represent the inferred CDS: substituted 2 bases at 2 genomic stop codons), with protein MRIDDTTASPPQDGNMDVIFTSTSDPSLEKSGVRSLDCGENCLNGIKWPPEDHTKNTSGRKGKFTVNGLRINSSMITHGGRTLKKPARYVESDSDEGSTRRKFYSAKKRKRLLSESSRPQHTTXYQVCRTKAXDGEACGLVNGDNTLGVTLLPKGQNGVLKSMEYEFDLASSSGVVLSLSTCSDHSRSQPTESLCLKRTLNDHQIDSQTSNSIETPPIKRKRGRPPTNPSKLNRFHSVDKRSPHGNCALSATNASLASPSSSKYGKKKKLSKGIRNFPKNCLSSSSDDSEPATVTPKRRGRPPTKKLLSSCETKHEIVRTQNGVKKSWVRPVLKAVDKRTLLKPSKKSLEFMLRSPEKLMTKVNAKFVRVNGCRILSSAKEIKRKRGRPPKQKPELCFETNEIDEDEFHFTDDDSQERLTQGLKSKLNKLKLQRKVDKGPLAATYLKKSAARKLKLKALEKARRTHFEKNELENVQSLCGPTVESEQSSDFPHKRRRRNKADKVLGMRRNVSGTYEYLVQWKDGTSSWAPSNELVDYEMDLKCFLGHELQETTVVNRLPYCAYWHDDLILHHSNQAKIDRLLSTDDANFQMESTPDESNSQSIDAPVDESHFSDRHYLCKEVSVQKLDDCVHVIISRTSSKRQKINQRILDAVTLAMEEAAIDESKFVVLSGLGDESFCGVDLKDLLHIPCEKEARHYRRDVDKIRYLAQVLIDFPKPVVAALKKPALGLGAKLVSLCDLVCEEASLCEPVSLQNVSKGRVPYCFTRLMGHTSANQEIIVGHKVPASKLDCVNSASEVFSKTRYTANMSASLKAMAVSGTMVYDDGLNPNGVEDEFSELEQQLLQEKNKARECIGEIQDLWNDVVSQEIFL; from the exons ATGCGAATAGATGATACAACGGCTAGTCCGCCGCAGGATGGAAATATGGATGTGATTTTCACGTCGACATCGGACCCATCTTTGGAGAAATCAGGCGTAAGAAGTTTGGACTGCggggaaaactgtttgaatgGCATTAAATGGCCGCCAGAGGATCACACAAAGAATACGAGTGGCCGCAAAGGAAAATTCACTGTCAATGGTTTAAGAATCAATTCGTCGATGATAACTCATGGTGGAAGAACGCTAAAAAAGCCTGCTCGCTATGTGGAATCGGACTCGGACGAAGGGAGTACACGAAGGAAGTTTTATTccgcaaagaaaagaaagcgtcTTTTATCCGAATCGTCGCGTCCCCAACATACCACCTAGTATCAGGTTTGTAGAACAAAGGCTTGAGATGGAGAGGCATGTGGTCTAGTTAACGGTGATAACACGCTCGGGGTCACTTTACTACCAAAAGGGCAAAATGGAGTTTTAAAAAGTATGGAGTACGAATTTGATCTTGCTTCGTCGTCTGGCGTGGTTCTTTCTTTGTCAACGTGTTCTGATCACTCTCGTAGTCAACCAACTGAATCTCTTTGCTTAAAAAGGACGTTAAATGATCACCAGATAGATTCACAGACTTCAAATTCCATCGAGACTCCTCCAATCAAGCGAAAAAGGGGGAGGCCTCCAACAAATCCTTCGAAGTTGAACAgatttcattcagttgacaaGCGCTCGCCACATGGTAATTGTGCTCTAAGTGCCACGAATGCATCTCTCGCGTCACCTTCAAGTTCAAAATatggtaagaaaaagaaactgtcGAAAGGAATTCGCAATTTTCCAAAAAACTGCCTGTCGTCTAGTAGCGACGATAGCGAACCGGCGACAGTAACTCCCAAGAGAAGAGGTCGCCCACCGACGAAGAAATTGTTGTCAAGTTGCGAAACAAAACACGAGATAGTCAGGACACAAAATGGCGTAAAAAAGTCTTGGGTGCGGCCTGTTTTGAAAGCTGTGGACAAGCGGACGTTGCTGAAACCTTCTAAGAAATCTTTGGAGTTTATGCTTCGTTCTCCTGAGAAGTTAATGACTAAAGTAAATGCGAAATTTGTTAGAGTGAACGGTTGCAGGATTCTATCTTCCGCGAAGGAGATCAAACGAAAACGTGGTCgtccacctaagcagaaacctGAACTTTGCTTTGAAACAAACGAAATTGATGAAGACGAGTTCCATTTTACGGACGACGACTCACAAGAGCGTTTGACTCAAGGGttaaaaagtaaattaaacAAGTTGAAGTTACAGAGAAAGGTCGACAAAGGCCCTCTTGCAGCGACTTACTTGAAGAAGTCTGCTGCACGAAAGCTCAAACTGAAAGCTTTGGAGAAGGCTAGGAGAactcattttgaaaaaaatgagtTGGAAAATGTTCAAAGTCTTTGTGGACCAACAGTTGAAAGTGAGCAAAGCTCTGATTTTCCTCACAAACGAAGAAGAAGGAACAAAGCTGACAAAGTTCTTGGAATGAGACGAAACGTCTCGGGAACATACGAATATTTAGTTCAATGGAAAGATGGAACAAGCTCATGGGCTCCGTCAAATGAATTAGTGGATTATGAGATGGATTTGAAATGTTTCCTTGGCCATGAATTGCAGGAAACCACAGTTGTAAATAGACTTCCATATTGTGCTTATTGGCATGATGATTTGATTCTTCATCATAGCAACCAAGCTAAGATTGATCGATTACTATCAACAGATGACGCTAATTTCCAAATGGAGTCCACTCCGGATGAGTCGAATTCGCAGAGCATTGATGCACCTGTTGATGAATCTCATTTCTCTGATAGACACTACCTCTGCAAAGAAGTGTCAGTGCAAAAACTGGATGACTGTGTACACGTCATTATTAGTCGTACCTCTAGCAAGAGGCAAAAGATTAATCAAAGAATTTTGGATGCTGTGACTCTTGCAATGGAAGAAGCAGCAATTGATGAATCAAAGTTTGTTGTTTTAAGTGGCTTAGGAGATGAAAGTTTTTGTGGTGTTGATCTGAAAGATCTATTGCATATTCCATGTGAGAAAGAGGCGAGGCATTACCGCAGGGATGTGGATAAAATTAG GTATCTTGCTCAGGTATTGATTGACTTTCCAAAGCCTGTTGTGGCTGCTTTGAAGAAACCAGCTCTAGGCCTGGGTGCAAAGCTTGTGTCCCTTTGTGATCTTGTTTGTGAAGAG GCATCTCTTTGTGAGCCAGTTAGCCTTCAAAATGTATCCAAGGGCCGTGTACCTTACTGTTTTACAAGATTGATGGGACACACCTCGGCAAATCAAGAAATTATTGTGGGACACAAAGTGCCTGCGTCTAAATTAGATTGTGTGAACTCTGCATCTGAAGTGTTTAGTAAGACGAGGTACACTGCAAACATGTCGGCATCTCTGAAGGCCATGGCTGTTTCAGGCACCATGGTTTACGATGATGGCTTAAACCCAAACGGCGTTGAAGATGAATTCTCAGAACTGGAGCAACAGCTCCTACAAGAAAAGAACAAGGCAAGAGAATGCATTGGTGAGATTCAGGACCTTTGGAATGATGTTGTATCACAAGAGATCTTTTTGTAG